In Nicotiana tabacum cultivar K326 chromosome 19, ASM71507v2, whole genome shotgun sequence, one DNA window encodes the following:
- the LOC107810153 gene encoding germin-like protein subfamily 1 member 17 translates to MALKVLILTIATMAVLFSMSHAFDPSPLQDICVAVDDSMAAVFVNGKICKDPKQVMANDFFKSGLNIPGNTSNQLGSAVTAVNVGNLPGLNTLGISLARIDYAPYGLNPPHTHPRGTEILAVLEGTLYVGFVLSNPGPNMKNKLFTKILNPGDVFVFPIGLIHFQFNVGKTKAVAFAGLSSQNPGVITIANAVFGSDPPINPDVLTKAFQLDKKVVDYLQSQFWWDNN, encoded by the exons ATGGCTCTCAAAGTATTGATATTAACCATTGCAACAATGGCTGTGTTATTTTCAATGAGCCATGCATTTGATCCTAGTCCTTTGCAGGATATTTGTGTTGCTGTTGATGACTCCATGGCTGCTG TTTTTGTGAACGGAAAAATTTGCAAGGATCCAAAGCAGGTTATGGCAAATGATTTCTTTAAATCGGGTCTAAACATACCTGGAAATACCTCAAATCAACTTGGATCTGCTGTAACTGCTGTGAACGTAGGCAACTTACCTGGACTCAACACTCTGGGCATTTCATTAGCGCGCATCGATTATGCACCATATGGTCTCAACCCACCTCATACACACCCCCGAGGAACTGAGATTCTTGCTGTTCTTGAGGGTACACTATACGTTGGCTTTGTCCTTTCAAACCCTGGTCCAAATATGAAGAACAAGCTCTTTACCAAGATTTTAAATCCTGGAGATGTGTTCGTTTTCCCAATAGGTCTCATTCATTTTCAATTTAATGTGGGAAAGACTAAGGCTGTTGCATTTGCTGGACTCAGTAGTCAAAATCCAGGAGTCATCACTATCGCGAATGCAGTATTTGGTTCAGACCCACCAATCAATCCTGATGTTCTTACGAAAGCATTCCAACTTGACAAGAAAGTTGTGGATTACCTCCAATCACAATTCTGGTGGGATAACAACTAA